A window from Enterocloster bolteae encodes these proteins:
- a CDS encoding PLD nuclease N-terminal domain-containing protein: MEKKKKWMIFGGTAVVVVGVFLCIAAFFLYKGVTLFFDREIVADQYLEQMTSAASQGDRDAMRSLYMPGAVPEEHMERQIQENVDIWGKSQLDSFKKKGLNIRTSTKNGVKTKSVECSYGIKTEDGQRFTAILNRMESSDGNQGIISFIIRDNVSLAPQGTLRSISHWNVFQWGLFLLSLIMIFSTIATAIICYRQNPRYKWGWIILILIAYLSMGFSAIRTPNTWEFKVNWSAATVRLSRYVTYENGSREFRLFLPAGMAVYWIMKKRLDRESVHKKYGDREAATKKHGNWESGQEKRGNRESVHRKHENQETGPENRADQETGPENRADRENDPKKRADRENGQENRADQEPGPKKRADQEPGPEKRADRETRQEQRPDADRGSWRIP; encoded by the coding sequence ATGGAAAAGAAAAAGAAGTGGATGATATTTGGGGGAACGGCGGTTGTTGTTGTGGGAGTATTTCTTTGCATTGCAGCTTTTTTCCTATATAAAGGAGTGACTCTCTTTTTTGATAGGGAAATAGTTGCAGACCAGTATCTGGAACAGATGACGTCGGCAGCATCCCAGGGGGACAGAGATGCCATGCGTTCTCTGTATATGCCAGGAGCGGTACCGGAAGAACATATGGAAAGGCAAATACAGGAAAATGTGGATATATGGGGCAAAAGTCAGTTAGATTCTTTTAAAAAGAAGGGGTTAAATATCCGGACCAGTACTAAAAACGGTGTAAAAACTAAATCTGTGGAGTGCAGCTACGGAATAAAAACAGAGGATGGGCAGCGGTTTACGGCAATCCTTAATAGAATGGAATCGTCAGATGGAAACCAGGGAATCATCAGTTTTATCATTAGGGACAATGTATCCTTAGCTCCACAGGGAACGCTGCGCTCCATCAGTCATTGGAATGTATTTCAATGGGGATTGTTCCTGTTGTCACTTATCATGATTTTCTCTACCATTGCGACTGCCATCATATGTTACAGACAGAATCCGAGATATAAATGGGGATGGATTATATTGATATTAATAGCCTATCTGTCTATGGGTTTTTCCGCTATTCGTACACCAAACACGTGGGAATTTAAGGTCAACTGGTCGGCAGCTACAGTCCGGCTTAGCCGGTATGTTACATATGAGAATGGCAGCAGGGAGTTCCGGCTGTTCCTTCCGGCCGGTATGGCAGTGTACTGGATCATGAAAAAACGGCTGGACCGGGAATCTGTTCATAAGAAGTATGGAGACCGGGAAGCTGCCACAAAGAAGCATGGAAACTGGGAATCTGGCCAGGAGAAGCGTGGTAACCGGGAATCTGTTCATAGGAAGCATGAAAACCAGGAAACCGGCCCTGAGAATCGTGCAGACCAGGAAACCGGTCCTGAGAATCGTGCAGACCGGGAAAACGACCCGAAGAAGCGTGCAGACCGGGAAAACGGCCAGGAGAATCGCGCAGACCAGGAACCCGGCCCGAAGAAGCGTGCAGACCAGGAACCCGGCCCGGAGAAGCGTGCAGACCGGGAAACCCGCCAGGAACAGCGTCCGGATGCAGACAGAGGATCCTGGCGTATACCTTAA